ACATCGAGTTCGATATGCCATCGCGCGGTATCATCGGATTGCGTACCAACGTATTGACTGCATCGCAAGGAGAAGCCATCATGGCACACCGCTTCAAGGAATACCAACCCTACAAGGGAGATATTCCACGCCGCACCAACGGGTCGATGATTGCCATGGAAAGCGGTACTGCCTTCGCGTATGCCATCGATAAGCTGCAGGACCGCGGACGCTTCTTCATCTATCCGCAAGAAGAAGTCTATGCCGGACAGGTAGTAGGCGAACACGTGCATGAGAACGATTTAGTGATAAACGTCACAAAGTCGAAAAAACTGACCAACATGCGTGCATCGGGTTCGGACGACAAGGCACGCATCATCCCTCCGGTCGTATTCTCGCTGGAAGAAGCATTGGAATACATCAAGGAAGACGAATACGTAGAAGTAACACCCAAGAGCATGCGTATGCGTAAGATTATCCTCGACGAGACCGAGCGCAAACGTGCGAACAAGAACAGCTGATACGTAATAACGGCATAAAAATAAAAAAGCACGGAAAAAGTTTTTTTTAATTCAATAAAGACCTTAATTCCGTGCTTTTTCTATTTTTACCGCTGGTTGATAATTTCAATAATACCAGGCAACTCTGTGATAGAATCAATAACATAATGCGCACCAGCTTTCAGCATACGGAAACGGACGTCCGGACGGCAGATTATCAGAAGTTACACAATTATCCACCACATACCCTTTACAGGCTGCAGCCGGAATCACCACATCCATCATCTGCCGCGTATAACCCGAAGTAAAACCTATCTTAATGCCCACTTCGTGCAATCCTGACATTGTTTCCACACGGCAAGGCATTCGATGGCTACGCTCTCATTGGCTGCCGGAGGCGACCTTTACACGGTTGGCAAGTTGCGCGGACATACCAGTATAAACTCTACAAAAGTCTATGCCGATGTGGTTATGGAGACTAAGATTGAAGCGGTAAAACGAATATCGGATTTCTTCTCAACCCAACATTGAAAAAGCCATTTTGAGCATTTAGTGTGGACTTCTGAAATTCAATACATTAAAACAAAAGAGCCGACTAACGTACCACCAGACTATAAAACTCATGAAGGAACAATTCACGTTCTATTATGCCATTCTTATTATATTACTATAGAATTATTTTTATTGATTATCAGTTAAATCTCTCCGCGTTTATTATCTAAATCAATTATTATTAGTAATTTTGCAACAAAACTTAAATGGCACTACTCCGTAATGGTGGGAATAGGGATCAATTCAGAATGAAGCAAGAAAATGAACTAAAATCGCTTTTGACAAATCAACAATTTGAAGCCTCGGATAATAGGGAACCATTACTCGCTCAAGCAAAAGCGTGTGCAAACGGCTATGCATTAGCAACAGAAGGCATAGCAGTTGTATCAGATTTTCAAAACAACGAATGCCATATTTATGCCGGAAAATTCGGTCAAACTATAATGAATCTTCCAGAATATATGGTAGACCGTAAATCTGCCTTTGAGGACATCGTATTCAGTCATGCAAAAGAAGACGAACTTATTGAACGTCATGTACTGGAACTTCGTTTCTTCAACTTTACAAAAGAACTTTCAATAAAAGAAAAGACAAATTTTTCAGCTTCATGCATCCTTAGTTTTTACCGGACCGGAGACAATGAAAAAGTCAAAATACTCCATACAACGAGATATTTCAGCTGTAGTGCCAACGGAAGTGTTTCACTCGGTCTATGCACTTACATCCCGTACCCTATTTCCCATAACCGACAAGATGGAATAATTGTCAATCTATTGACCGGGGAAACGGTTGGACGAGACATATACGAAGCGAGTGACCGTAAAATTCTTAGCCGCCGACAACTTGAAATACTGTCCTTGATAGCCAAAGGAGTGCCAAGCAAACAAATTGCCGACAACTTAAACATATCCATTTATACGGTTAATCGCCATCGTCAGGATATTTTAGCGACATTAAAAGTTGCCAATACCGCAGCCGCAGTAGAAATTGCATTAAGAATGAACCTTATTTAATGTGCATGCCTGCTTCATGATTGGTTAGAAATCAGTGTTGCACCGGATATTATTGGTTCTTAATTTTGCATTCATATAACAAAAGCGAAATATCTGTATGAACAAATCAGCTGGTATATTAGAAATTGAAGCAGGCATAACAGTAATGCACAATGGATTTGAACGTATTTTTAGTTCCGTTCCAATTCACTTTGGCAAAGGTGTTTCTCTTGCAAACGGTGCTTATATTTATTGCACCGGAAAAGGTGATGACATCTATATAGGAGATTATAGTATTATAGGTGGGGAGCTTATTTTGTCTCCGGGAACAAGAATTGGCACTCATTGTTCTTTTGGTACTGGAACTATAATTGTTGCAGGTAGTTTTTGTATCGGAAATGGATGTGTCATGTCACATGGATGTACTATAACTCAGGATGTTCCTGACAATTCGCTTGTTATCGGCCGTAGAGGGTTGATATTCAATAAATAAAACTGGCATCTATATTGAACAGATGCAAAAAGTGGTTAGAAATCAGTATTGCGCACATCTTATATTCTATCTAATTTTGCAACCGCAAATAAATCACAAGGAAGTTGCAATTTGATAAAAATCAAATCAATATCACAATGAAAAAATTGGTATTTATCGCAATCATTACAAGTCTTGCTATGACTGGATGCACCCAGAAAGAGTCAGAGAAAAAAGTAGGAAGTCCTGACAAGAAAGTTACAGCGGAAAACATTAAACTCGCTACATGCAATATCAATGTAGGAGGAATCCGTTTTACAAAGTCTAAAAACGGCGGAGAGAATGCTGTCACCCTTTTGGATGACACCCTCAAATTTGTGGCCGGTCCCCAAACGGATTATTTCCGTTCTCCGGACGGAAGCGTTGTAAATAGCTCTGCCGTCATCTTTACAGAGGTTGACAACACGAAGCCTTTCACTTTTACGGCTAAAGTACAGCCGGACTTCACCGAAACCGGAACATACTCGGCTGGTGTGCTATACGCATACGAGAATGATACGCATTGTCAAAAACTATGTTTCGAACAGGATGAATATGGTGTTCATCGTGTGGTGTCTGTTCGCACAATAGGCACTTCCGATGACAATAACCATCAGGCAATTATCGGTCCGTGGGTTTATATGAGATTATCATCCGATGGCACTACTCTTGGCAGTTATTTCTCAGAGAATGGAGAAATATGGCACATGGCTCGTCTCTACAAGAATGATTTTCCGGAAAAGCTGCTTCTTGGCCTGAGTTCCCAAAGTCCTAAAGACGATGCACACACCTGCTATTTCACAGAAATATCGCTTAAGCAAGAGGCTGTTGCCAATTTTCGCATAGGTAAACTCAACGAGGAATAAATTCCACACCTTAGTACTATTATCAGATTTTAACAAACATATTGAACATTTCAACAAATGAAGAGAAATCAATTTTTCATAGCATTGTCGCTGCTTGCATGCACTCTGTTGTCATGTCAAAATGAGAAACAACAACCGTCAACAGCAAACAAATCAAATATGGGAAAAAATGACACAATCTTAAAGCCATTTGTGGCGGAAAACTTGTTTTGGATCCGTGAGCCCCAAAAATATACAATCACGGACTCTTTGATTACAATCGTTTCAGAACCTCACACCGACCTGTGGCAGCGCACCTATTATGGGTTCAGCAACGACAATGCTCCAGTGCTGCAAATGAAAACCTCTAACATGTTCTTTTCTTTCACTGTAAAGACATCGTTCAACAGTTCGGCCTTGTTCGATCAGTGCGGAATCGCAATCTATCTTGACAGTGACAACTGGATGAAGGCGTCAATTGAATACGAGAACGAGGAATATCAGAGATTGGGTAGTGTTGTGACAAACAATGGATATTCCGATTGGGCCACGCATGACATTCCCTCTTCCATAAAGGAAATGTGGTATCGTCTTAGCCGTCGGGGAAGCGATTATTATATAGAGACAAGTCTTGACGGTACCACTTTCCACCAAATGCGTACATTCCATTTGGATAAGGGTGATGGAGAGATTTCGTTCGGAATATATGCGGCAAGCCCGGTTGACCATTCATTCACCGCACAGTTCTCTGAAATGAAAGTCGGCGAGTGTAAATGGCAGCCATGGTCAGCGGAAGATACAGGATTCAAACAGACTGCAAACAAGTAAACTGTAATCCAAAGAAAAATTAAGGTCATAATGTCCAAATAGAAAGATTTACCCCTGTCACAGATAACTGTTACGGGGGTAAATTCTTCAAAAATGGAATTTTTATATTCATTTGCAATATGATGTTGCAATATGTCTTTTTTAATTAGCTTAAGATGAATATTCTTCATAACCAACATAAACATCTGCTTGTTTCCAATCGTGTTGCCTTTATGATAATAGGGGTTCTCGAGGCTGCGTGGGCACCGCTTGTACCATACGTCAAGAGTTCTTTTGCAATAGACGAGGGTACTCTTGGGGTACTTATGCTGTGCAGTGGTTTTGGCTCTATCTGCGCACTTCCGCTTTCTGGCTTTCTTGTAAATCATTTTGGTGCAAAGAAGGTGGTTTATGTGTCGGGATTGCTGATGGCTTTCGCATTGTTAGCAATAAGCCTACTTATAAATATATGGCTGACAGGTGTGATGCTTATATTTTTCGGAGGTTGTACCATCACCATTGATGTTGCGGCAAACATGAATGGTGTTACCGTCGAGCGCATGACGGGACGGCATCTTATGTCTGGTTTTCATGGCGGCTATTCGTTGGGTACACTGATTGGTGCCGGAGCGATGAGCGTGCTGTTTACTTTGGGACTCATACCTAAATGGGCTGTTGTTATTTGTATGGTGTTCATATTGCTTGCGCTGGTATTCGGATGTAAGGATTTGTTGCCGAAAGAAGAATTTGTGTTGTCTGACGCACCTGTTGAGAAGCTAAGAAAAAATAAATTATATATTCCTCCTATGGTTATCGTGGTTGGATTGTTGTGCTTTATCATGTATGCCTCGGAGGGTGCTGTGATGGGTTGGTCGGCAATATTTGTCAATCAAGAGCGTGGCGTTGACATGTCCATGGCTGGTTTCTTCTATACGGCATTTGCTGTATCAATGACCATTATGAGGCTCTGTGGAGACAAAACCGTAAATCGATTGGGACAAAGATTTGTAGTGGCTGGAGGAGCGTTACTCATTGCTGTCGGTTTCATGATTGTAGTATTAGTTGATAGTTCCGTTGCTGCTGTCGCCGGCTTTGCGATTGTCGGTTGCGGTGCCGCCAATGTGGTTCCTCAATTGGTTTCCTTCGCGGCACATATCAAAGGAATGGCTGTACACAACATTATCAGTTTCATTAATGCCCTTGGATATTCGGGGATACTCCTCGGTCCAGTAATAATCGGATTCGTAGGGAAACAATATGGTTTACATATATCATTTGTCGGAATTGCTGTTTTTGCTTTAATTGTTGCGGTTGTTTCGTCTATAATATTGAAATCCAAACAGACTATATCGCAAACAGATATAAGCTAAACTTTCGCGAGCCTGTGAAACTATATGTGTACATGCCTGCAACTAAAAAAAGTTTTTGAGGCATTTTCGCTTCTGTGATAAGGAAGATAGCGGGCTATCTGACGAAAAACAGGAGCGAAAAGGACAAAAAAATCGCCCAAATCATCGCACGATAAATTCAAAACAGCTTCTAAAAAAATGCGCTCATTATCTGCAAGAGCATAGCCTTAATCATCAAAACACCCCACTGCATACCTTCCGGCACAAGGATATATTCTATGTTCTCGATATGAAAACCGTACGGTTTCCATATCAAAACCATACGGTTTCCAATTCAAGGCCGTACGGTTTTCATATCGAGAACATAAAATGAAGCCTATAGATTCACCAAACTGACAGAGGCAAAAACGAAAACCATTCTGCCTCCTGCCGAAAAGCCGTAAACGGGATTTTGCCCAACAATTTTGCTTCAAGGACATTGAATTACGGGAAATTGCACTATCTTTGCACCTTATAAATCATCCGTTCCCTTATGAAAGAATTTTTCCAAC
The Phocaeicola salanitronis DSM 18170 genome window above contains:
- a CDS encoding DUF1349 domain-containing protein, coding for MGKNDTILKPFVAENLFWIREPQKYTITDSLITIVSEPHTDLWQRTYYGFSNDNAPVLQMKTSNMFFSFTVKTSFNSSALFDQCGIAIYLDSDNWMKASIEYENEEYQRLGSVVTNNGYSDWATHDIPSSIKEMWYRLSRRGSDYYIETSLDGTTFHQMRTFHLDKGDGEISFGIYAASPVDHSFTAQFSEMKVGECKWQPWSAEDTGFKQTANK
- a CDS encoding acyltransferase → MNKSAGILEIEAGITVMHNGFERIFSSVPIHFGKGVSLANGAYIYCTGKGDDIYIGDYSIIGGELILSPGTRIGTHCSFGTGTIIVAGSFCIGNGCVMSHGCTITQDVPDNSLVIGRRGLIFNK
- a CDS encoding response regulator transcription factor, producing the protein MKQENELKSLLTNQQFEASDNREPLLAQAKACANGYALATEGIAVVSDFQNNECHIYAGKFGQTIMNLPEYMVDRKSAFEDIVFSHAKEDELIERHVLELRFFNFTKELSIKEKTNFSASCILSFYRTGDNEKVKILHTTRYFSCSANGSVSLGLCTYIPYPISHNRQDGIIVNLLTGETVGRDIYEASDRKILSRRQLEILSLIAKGVPSKQIADNLNISIYTVNRHRQDILATLKVANTAAAVEIALRMNLI
- a CDS encoding MFS transporter, which gives rise to MNILHNQHKHLLVSNRVAFMIIGVLEAAWAPLVPYVKSSFAIDEGTLGVLMLCSGFGSICALPLSGFLVNHFGAKKVVYVSGLLMAFALLAISLLINIWLTGVMLIFFGGCTITIDVAANMNGVTVERMTGRHLMSGFHGGYSLGTLIGAGAMSVLFTLGLIPKWAVVICMVFILLALVFGCKDLLPKEEFVLSDAPVEKLRKNKLYIPPMVIVVGLLCFIMYASEGAVMGWSAIFVNQERGVDMSMAGFFYTAFAVSMTIMRLCGDKTVNRLGQRFVVAGGALLIAVGFMIVVLVDSSVAAVAGFAIVGCGAANVVPQLVSFAAHIKGMAVHNIISFINALGYSGILLGPVIIGFVGKQYGLHISFVGIAVFALIVAVVSSIILKSKQTISQTDIS
- a CDS encoding DUF1349 domain-containing protein, whose amino-acid sequence is MKKLVFIAIITSLAMTGCTQKESEKKVGSPDKKVTAENIKLATCNINVGGIRFTKSKNGGENAVTLLDDTLKFVAGPQTDYFRSPDGSVVNSSAVIFTEVDNTKPFTFTAKVQPDFTETGTYSAGVLYAYENDTHCQKLCFEQDEYGVHRVVSVRTIGTSDDNNHQAIIGPWVYMRLSSDGTTLGSYFSENGEIWHMARLYKNDFPEKLLLGLSSQSPKDDAHTCYFTEISLKQEAVANFRIGKLNEE